In a genomic window of Gossypium arboreum isolate Shixiya-1 chromosome 7, ASM2569848v2, whole genome shotgun sequence:
- the LOC108482021 gene encoding zerumbone synthase-like, whose protein sequence is MLRSLARHFKFATHDVCSKKLRFYSAQPDSSATSRLQGKVALITGGASGLGKATAIEFVKNGAHVIIADIDPQVGHEAANALGPSARFVQCDVTMESQVAEAVQVAMEQHGKLDIMFNNAGITGQAFPPSIAELDLEEFDRVMRINVRGMVAGIKHAARVMVPVGSGSILCTSSISGLMGGLGPHPYTIAKFTIPGIVKSVASELCRTGVRINCISPAPIPTPMVIRQIAEIYQGIPKEKVVEIINGVGELKGAKCEEIDVAKAALYLASDEAKYVTGHNLVVDGGFTSFKNLTFPSLSS, encoded by the exons ATGCTTAGATCATTAGCCAG GCACTTCAAGTTTGCTACCCATGATGTGTGCAGTAAGAAACTAAGATTTTACTCTGCACAACCAGATAGTTCCGCCACATCAAG GTTACAAGGCAAAGTTGCGTTAATCACAGGAGGTGCAAGTGGGCTTGGCAAGGCCACCGCCATTGAGTTCGTAAAAAATGGAGCCCATGTCATTATTGCAGACATCGATCCACAAGTAGGCCATGAAGCTGCAAATGCCTTGGGCCCTTCAGCCCGTTTTGTGCAATGTGATGTGACGATGGAGTCCCAAGTAGCAGAAGCTGTACAAGTGGCGATGGAACAACATGGAAAACTGGATATAATGTTCAACAACGCAGGCATAACAGGGCAGGCATTCCCGCCCAGCATTGCAGAGCTTGACCTAGAGGAATTCGATAGGGTAATGCGGATCAACGTTCGAGGCATGGTGGCGGGGATAAAGCATGCTGCCCGAGTGATGGTTCCTGTGGGATCGGGGTCTATTCTTTGCACGTCAAGCATAAGTGGGCTTATGGGTGGGCTGGGGCCACACCCCTACACAATAGCAAAATTTACAATCCCTGGCATCGTCAAGTCCGTAGCCAGCGAACTATGCCGGACAGGGGTGAGGATAAACTGCATATCACCAGCTCCAATACCAACACCAATGGTGATACGTCAAATAGCTGAAATATACCAAGGTATTCCCAAGGAGAAGGTGGTTGAGATTATAAATGGGGTGGGGGAGCTGAAAGGGGCGAAATGTGAAGAGATAGATGTGGCAAAGGCTGCACTCTACTTGGCCTCCGATGAAGCCAAGTATGTAACAGGTCATAACTTGGTTGTTGATGGAGGCTTCACCAGCTTCAAGAATCTTACTTTCCCTTCTCTATCATCCTGA
- the LOC108458086 gene encoding uncharacterized protein LOC108458086 isoform X2, whose amino-acid sequence MGSTQSIQAVEEEHEESPDDDEDDDEDEEEDNNQGGPNMRQLENNHLVKKVLEQEPEMLPCYASATPLSPQLSSLGTPRMGPSIKVWDPYNVLAPPPPLPPPPVFSRSFSFHHDRLLLEVYFICHGESDLNLRPDIVGGRCDGAALTSNGKRQARALAVFLNSQGVTFNAVYCSPLDRARSMAFSVCQEMNFAVSEIQSSDALMDLNMGHWEGCPRSEIYTPEVLTLMERYQPDFSAPSGESLRQLEFRMVQFLNGTVLGLPEKFRSEFSLHQNESQGFTHHNNPALTNSVHDRDVASLQLPHWDRQRHVLSRKKSGKSRLQFVSNIGEHDADDEMSPREASHQPDLHDLNASLSAAP is encoded by the exons ATGGGCTCCACCCAATCCATTCAAGCAGTCGAAGAAGAACACGAAGAAAGCCCAGACGATGACGAAGACGATGACGAAGACGAAGAAGAAGACAATAACCAAGGAGGACCCAACATGAGGCAACTCGAAAACAACCACTTGGTGAAGAAAGTACTGGAACAGGAGCCAGAAATGTTACCCTGTTACGCTTCAGCGACCCCTCTCTCTCCACAACTATCTTCCTTGGGTACTCCTAGGATGGGTCCTTCTATCAAAGTGTGGGACCCATATAATGTTTTAGCTCCACCTCCTCCGCTGCCTCCGCCTCCTGTTTTCTCCCGTTCTTTCTCTTTCCACCATGATCGATTGCTGCTTGAGGTTTATTTCATTTGCCATGGCGAGTCTGATTTGAATTTGAGGCCTGATATTGTCGGTGGAAGATGCGACGGTGCCGCCTTAACCTCTAATGGCAAGCGCCAAGCCAGGGCTTTGGCTGTCTTCCTAAATTCTCAAGGGGTCACCTTTAATGCCGTTTATTGCTCTCCCTTGGATCGGGCTAGATCCATGGCTTTCTCCGTTTGTCAG GAGATGAATTTTGCAGTGTCAGAGATACAATCCTCTGAtgcacttatggatctgaacatGGGCCACTGGGAGGGGTGCCCTCGATCAGAAATATATACGCCTGAAGTTTTGACTCTGATGGAAAGATACCAGCCTGATTTTTCCGCACCGTCTGGAGAATCTCTTAGGCAACTggaatttcgaatggttcaattcTTGAATGGGACTGTCCTTGGGCTTCCTGAAAAATTTAGATCTGAATTTTCTTTACACCAAAATGAGAGTCAAGGATTTACACACCATAATAACCCTGCTTTAACCAACTCAGTTCATGACAGAGATGTAGCTTCTCTTCAACTACCCCATTGGGACAGGCAGCGGCATGTGCTATCAAGGAAGAAGTCTGGTAAGAGCAGGCTCCAATTTGTGTCGAATATTGGTGAACATGATGCTGACGATGAAATGTCTCCTCGGGAAGCCAGTCATCAGCCTGACCTTCATGACTTAAAT GCCTCCTTGAGTGCAGCCCCGTAA
- the LOC108458086 gene encoding uncharacterized protein LOC108458086 isoform X1: MGSTQSIQAVEEEHEESPDDDEDDDEDEEEDNNQGGPNMRQLENNHLVKKVLEQEPEMLPCYASATPLSPQLSSLGTPRMGPSIKVWDPYNVLAPPPPLPPPPVFSRSFSFHHDRLLLEVYFICHGESDLNLRPDIVGGRCDGAALTSNGKRQARALAVFLNSQGVTFNAVYCSPLDRARSMAFSVCQEMNFAVSEIQSSDALMDLNMGHWEGCPRSEIYTPEVLTLMERYQPDFSAPSGESLRQLEFRMVQFLNGTVLGLPEKFRSEFSLHQNESQGFTHHNNPALTNSVHDRDVASLQLPHWDRQRHVLSRKKSGKSRLQFVSNIGEHDADDEMSPREASHQPDLHDLNVRSSSSPSTSLASTSVGVFTHSLPIKCLITGLLECSPVMSHKVCIEDSSVTVLQHSWKTGWQIKRLNDTAHLRLL, encoded by the exons ATGGGCTCCACCCAATCCATTCAAGCAGTCGAAGAAGAACACGAAGAAAGCCCAGACGATGACGAAGACGATGACGAAGACGAAGAAGAAGACAATAACCAAGGAGGACCCAACATGAGGCAACTCGAAAACAACCACTTGGTGAAGAAAGTACTGGAACAGGAGCCAGAAATGTTACCCTGTTACGCTTCAGCGACCCCTCTCTCTCCACAACTATCTTCCTTGGGTACTCCTAGGATGGGTCCTTCTATCAAAGTGTGGGACCCATATAATGTTTTAGCTCCACCTCCTCCGCTGCCTCCGCCTCCTGTTTTCTCCCGTTCTTTCTCTTTCCACCATGATCGATTGCTGCTTGAGGTTTATTTCATTTGCCATGGCGAGTCTGATTTGAATTTGAGGCCTGATATTGTCGGTGGAAGATGCGACGGTGCCGCCTTAACCTCTAATGGCAAGCGCCAAGCCAGGGCTTTGGCTGTCTTCCTAAATTCTCAAGGGGTCACCTTTAATGCCGTTTATTGCTCTCCCTTGGATCGGGCTAGATCCATGGCTTTCTCCGTTTGTCAG GAGATGAATTTTGCAGTGTCAGAGATACAATCCTCTGAtgcacttatggatctgaacatGGGCCACTGGGAGGGGTGCCCTCGATCAGAAATATATACGCCTGAAGTTTTGACTCTGATGGAAAGATACCAGCCTGATTTTTCCGCACCGTCTGGAGAATCTCTTAGGCAACTggaatttcgaatggttcaattcTTGAATGGGACTGTCCTTGGGCTTCCTGAAAAATTTAGATCTGAATTTTCTTTACACCAAAATGAGAGTCAAGGATTTACACACCATAATAACCCTGCTTTAACCAACTCAGTTCATGACAGAGATGTAGCTTCTCTTCAACTACCCCATTGGGACAGGCAGCGGCATGTGCTATCAAGGAAGAAGTCTGGTAAGAGCAGGCTCCAATTTGTGTCGAATATTGGTGAACATGATGCTGACGATGAAATGTCTCCTCGGGAAGCCAGTCATCAGCCTGACCTTCATGACTTAAATGTCAGGAGTTCCTCTTCCCCGTCCACTTCCTTGGCCTCTACATCTGTTGGTGTTTTTACTCATTCCCTGCCAATTAAATGTCTTATCACAGGCCTCCTTGAGTGCAGCCCCGTAATGTCACATAAGGTGTGCATAGAAGACTCTTCTGTCACTGTATTACAGCATTCCTGGAAAACAGGTTGGCAGATAAAACGGTTGAATGATACTGCACATCTTAGGCTTCTTTAG
- the LOC108477725 gene encoding cation/H(+) antiporter 15-like isoform X1, with translation MMVSTMEPENVLVFGSMPKTQMIQSSHLVCTNFSRLPNASVFYSSSPLTLMLPLLLLQLSLGSAAILVTFYLLRHFGLPLMLAQVLGGVLLGPSLLCRIPGLLNMIFPIRSFLLMDVVSTMGFMFYFFLVGVQTDIWLLKKITKKSFAIGFFSVAVPMILTLGMSLLWMQFNVNPNEKKKVDRLPEIAKAESLVSFQIVSYYLSELRVINSEIGRVALCSSMVSTLCSTCVVTSNILWNQSKDDLSRFFQSICYGIIFAALVCCILGPLLLWEMKHTLGGQPLKQGNLVVLFIAVLMSGFWGHSFGLNIYFGPLLFGLIIPSGPPLGSALVEKLDVITNWVLMPLFFVKFGLAVDIFALSLKTYFKVQFFALLGAFGKFLGASLCALSCQMPQRDAIVLGFFMTFQGIIELDLFRLMKRKQIIGDEAFSAMCLTALIGSGVVALVVPCFYDPSKRYEGYYGRTLAYSRHNSELRVLVCIHEEQNVPSAINVLATLKPTKQSPIAVYMLHMVELMGSATPLLMRQKRPKKLSTRTRGSAPIIDAFKIFEENHEGLVSVSPFISVSPPQTMHEDVFQIALEKGTSLVIIPFYKKFHVGGAVYLSKRSLKIANQNVLDQAPCSVAILVDRGTLKTLHAIWAGWSSSEVAVIFLGGADDQEALALAAKMTGCQNINLTLIRIIYDGDFPDKYMEGIRNDNESLGQFQTNISGSTCAKYWEEVAKDGAGTASVLRTLENQYDIIVVGRRHYDTFPLLSGLTESNENKELGVIGDMLASSDFLGNTTILVVQQHTDNSHSE, from the exons ATGATGGTTTCAACAATGGAACCAGAAAACGTTCTGGTGTTCGGAAGCATGCCAAAGACCCAGATGATACAAAGTTCCCATTTAGTTTGTACCAACTTCTCCAGGTTGCCAAATGCCAGTGTATTTTACTCTTCCAGTCCTCTCACTTTGATGCTTCCTCTTTTGCTGCTCCAATTATCCCTTGGCTCCGCTGCCATTCTCGTTACCTTTTATCTCCTCAGGCATTTTGGCCTGCCCCTCATGCTCGCTCAAGTTTTG GGTGGAGTGCTCCTGGGGCCATCATTGCTATGCCGGATTCCAGGGCTTCTCAACATGATATTCCCCATCAGAAGTTTCTTGCTAATGGATGTAGTATCCACCATGGGTTTTATGTTTTACTTCTTTCTCGTGGGTGTACAGACAGATATATGGCTGCTTAAGAAGATAACAAAAAAGTCGTTCGCCATTGGGTTTTTCTCGGTGGCTGTGCCCATGATCCTAACCTTGGGCATGTCCCTTTTGTGGATGCAATTCAATGTCAATCCTAACGAAAAGAAGAAGGTCGATAGGCTTCCGGAAATAGCAAAGGCAGAATCTCTGGTTTCCTTTCAAATAGTATCATACTATCTTTCTGAGCTTAGGGTCATAAATTCAGAGATTGGCAGAGTGGCATTATGTTCGTCCATGGTTAGTACGCTATGTAGCACCTGTGTGGTTACATCTAATATTCTATGGAACCAATCAAAAGATGACCTGTCGCGCTTCTTTCAATCCATTTGTTATGGCATCATCTTTGCAGCTCTGGTCTGCTGTATTCTTGGCCCTTTGCTTCTTTGGGAGATGAAACATACTTTGGGTGGACAACCTTTGAAACAAGGTAACTTAGTTGTGTTGTTCATAGCAGTGCTTATGTCAGGGTTTTGGGGTCATAGTTTCGGCTTAAACATTTATTTTGGCCCCCTTCTTTTTGGGTTGATAATACCATCAGGGCCGCCACTGGGGTCAGCGCTTGTAGAGAAGCTTGATGTGATAACCAACTGGGTGCTAATGCCCTTATTTTTTGTCAAATTTGGGCTAGCAGTAGACATCTTTGCTCTTAGTCTTAAAACTTACTTCAAAGTGCAATTTTTTGCGCTCTTGGGCGCATTTGGGAAATTCTTAGGAGCCTCCCTCTGTGCACTCAGCTGTCAAATGCCGCAAAGGGATGCTATCGTGCTTGGCTTTTTCATGACTTTCCAAGGCATCATCGAGCTTGACTTGTTTAGGCTAATGAAGCGTAAACAG ATAATAGGTGATGAGGCCTTTTCAGCCATGTGCTTAACAGCACTGATAGGCTCAGGAGTTGTGGCATTAGTTGTACCATGTTTCTACGATCCTTCAAAGAGGTACGAGGGTTACTATGGAAGAACTTTGGCATACTCAAGACACAACTCTGAACTAAGAGTCCTAGTCTGCATTCATGAGGAACAAAATGTTCCATCTGCCATTAATGTCCTCGCTACCCTGAAGCCCACCAAGCAGAGTCCGATTGCTGTTTACATGCTTCACATGGTTGAGCTGATGGGGAGTGCTACCCCACTCCTGATGCGACAAAAGAGGCCCAAAAAGCTGTCTACTAGGACAAGGGGCTCAGCCCCTATAATCGATGCCTTCAAAATCTTCGAGGAAAACCATGAAGGTCTTGTCTCAGTTTCCCCCTTCATTTCAGTATCGCCTCCACAAACAATGCATGAGGATGTGTTTCAAATTGCACTTGAAAAAGGGACTTCACTGGTTATAATTCCTTTCTACAAGAAATTTCATGTCGGTGGAGCGGTGTACTTGTCTAAAAGGTCCTTAAAGATCGCCAACCAAAATGTCCTCGATCAGGCACCTTGCTCGGTTGCAATACTTGTTGACCGTGGCACCCTCAAAACCCTGCATGCCATTTGGGCCGGCTGGTCTTCTTCCGAAGTTGCTGTCATCTTCTTGGGTGGAGCTGATGATCAGGAGGCATTGGCTTTGGCGGCTAAGATGACTGGATGTCAAAATATCAATTTGACACTCATACGAATCATTTACGATGGAGATTTTCCAGATAAATATATGGAGGGGATTCGGAATGACAATGAAAGTCTGGGGCAGTTTCAAACAAATATCTCTGGGAGCACTTGTGCCAAGTACTGGGAGGAAGTAGCCAAGGATGGGGCAGGGACTGCTTCAGTCCTTCGCACCCTGGAGAATCAATACGACATTATAGTGGTAGGTAGGCGTCATTACGACACGTTTCCTCTGTTGTCAGGGTTAACAGAATCGAATGAGAACAAGGAGTTGGGTGTAATCGGTGATATGTTGGCTTCCTCAGATTTCCTCGGAAACACCACCATCTTGGTGGTTCAACAACATACTGACAACAGTCATAGCGAGTGA
- the LOC108477725 gene encoding cation/H(+) antiporter 15-like isoform X2: MMVSTMEPENVLVFGSMPKTQMIQSSHLVCTNFSRLPNASVFYSSSPLTLMLPLLLLQLSLGSAAILVTFYLLRHFGLPLMLAQVLGGVLLGPSLLCRIPGLLNMIFPIRSFLLMDVVSTMGFMFYFFLVGVQTDIWLLKKITKKSFAIGFFSVAVPMILTLGMSLLWMQFNVNPNEKKKVDRLPEIAKAESLVSFQIVSYYLSELRVINSEIGRVALCSSMVSTLCSTCVVTSNILWNQSKDDLSRFFQSICYGIIFAALVCCILGPLLLWEMKHTLGGQPLKQGPPLGSALVEKLDVITNWVLMPLFFVKFGLAVDIFALSLKTYFKVQFFALLGAFGKFLGASLCALSCQMPQRDAIVLGFFMTFQGIIELDLFRLMKRKQIIGDEAFSAMCLTALIGSGVVALVVPCFYDPSKRYEGYYGRTLAYSRHNSELRVLVCIHEEQNVPSAINVLATLKPTKQSPIAVYMLHMVELMGSATPLLMRQKRPKKLSTRTRGSAPIIDAFKIFEENHEGLVSVSPFISVSPPQTMHEDVFQIALEKGTSLVIIPFYKKFHVGGAVYLSKRSLKIANQNVLDQAPCSVAILVDRGTLKTLHAIWAGWSSSEVAVIFLGGADDQEALALAAKMTGCQNINLTLIRIIYDGDFPDKYMEGIRNDNESLGQFQTNISGSTCAKYWEEVAKDGAGTASVLRTLENQYDIIVVGRRHYDTFPLLSGLTESNENKELGVIGDMLASSDFLGNTTILVVQQHTDNSHSE; encoded by the exons ATGATGGTTTCAACAATGGAACCAGAAAACGTTCTGGTGTTCGGAAGCATGCCAAAGACCCAGATGATACAAAGTTCCCATTTAGTTTGTACCAACTTCTCCAGGTTGCCAAATGCCAGTGTATTTTACTCTTCCAGTCCTCTCACTTTGATGCTTCCTCTTTTGCTGCTCCAATTATCCCTTGGCTCCGCTGCCATTCTCGTTACCTTTTATCTCCTCAGGCATTTTGGCCTGCCCCTCATGCTCGCTCAAGTTTTG GGTGGAGTGCTCCTGGGGCCATCATTGCTATGCCGGATTCCAGGGCTTCTCAACATGATATTCCCCATCAGAAGTTTCTTGCTAATGGATGTAGTATCCACCATGGGTTTTATGTTTTACTTCTTTCTCGTGGGTGTACAGACAGATATATGGCTGCTTAAGAAGATAACAAAAAAGTCGTTCGCCATTGGGTTTTTCTCGGTGGCTGTGCCCATGATCCTAACCTTGGGCATGTCCCTTTTGTGGATGCAATTCAATGTCAATCCTAACGAAAAGAAGAAGGTCGATAGGCTTCCGGAAATAGCAAAGGCAGAATCTCTGGTTTCCTTTCAAATAGTATCATACTATCTTTCTGAGCTTAGGGTCATAAATTCAGAGATTGGCAGAGTGGCATTATGTTCGTCCATGGTTAGTACGCTATGTAGCACCTGTGTGGTTACATCTAATATTCTATGGAACCAATCAAAAGATGACCTGTCGCGCTTCTTTCAATCCATTTGTTATGGCATCATCTTTGCAGCTCTGGTCTGCTGTATTCTTGGCCCTTTGCTTCTTTGGGAGATGAAACATACTTTGGGTGGACAACCTTTGAAACAAG GGCCGCCACTGGGGTCAGCGCTTGTAGAGAAGCTTGATGTGATAACCAACTGGGTGCTAATGCCCTTATTTTTTGTCAAATTTGGGCTAGCAGTAGACATCTTTGCTCTTAGTCTTAAAACTTACTTCAAAGTGCAATTTTTTGCGCTCTTGGGCGCATTTGGGAAATTCTTAGGAGCCTCCCTCTGTGCACTCAGCTGTCAAATGCCGCAAAGGGATGCTATCGTGCTTGGCTTTTTCATGACTTTCCAAGGCATCATCGAGCTTGACTTGTTTAGGCTAATGAAGCGTAAACAG ATAATAGGTGATGAGGCCTTTTCAGCCATGTGCTTAACAGCACTGATAGGCTCAGGAGTTGTGGCATTAGTTGTACCATGTTTCTACGATCCTTCAAAGAGGTACGAGGGTTACTATGGAAGAACTTTGGCATACTCAAGACACAACTCTGAACTAAGAGTCCTAGTCTGCATTCATGAGGAACAAAATGTTCCATCTGCCATTAATGTCCTCGCTACCCTGAAGCCCACCAAGCAGAGTCCGATTGCTGTTTACATGCTTCACATGGTTGAGCTGATGGGGAGTGCTACCCCACTCCTGATGCGACAAAAGAGGCCCAAAAAGCTGTCTACTAGGACAAGGGGCTCAGCCCCTATAATCGATGCCTTCAAAATCTTCGAGGAAAACCATGAAGGTCTTGTCTCAGTTTCCCCCTTCATTTCAGTATCGCCTCCACAAACAATGCATGAGGATGTGTTTCAAATTGCACTTGAAAAAGGGACTTCACTGGTTATAATTCCTTTCTACAAGAAATTTCATGTCGGTGGAGCGGTGTACTTGTCTAAAAGGTCCTTAAAGATCGCCAACCAAAATGTCCTCGATCAGGCACCTTGCTCGGTTGCAATACTTGTTGACCGTGGCACCCTCAAAACCCTGCATGCCATTTGGGCCGGCTGGTCTTCTTCCGAAGTTGCTGTCATCTTCTTGGGTGGAGCTGATGATCAGGAGGCATTGGCTTTGGCGGCTAAGATGACTGGATGTCAAAATATCAATTTGACACTCATACGAATCATTTACGATGGAGATTTTCCAGATAAATATATGGAGGGGATTCGGAATGACAATGAAAGTCTGGGGCAGTTTCAAACAAATATCTCTGGGAGCACTTGTGCCAAGTACTGGGAGGAAGTAGCCAAGGATGGGGCAGGGACTGCTTCAGTCCTTCGCACCCTGGAGAATCAATACGACATTATAGTGGTAGGTAGGCGTCATTACGACACGTTTCCTCTGTTGTCAGGGTTAACAGAATCGAATGAGAACAAGGAGTTGGGTGTAATCGGTGATATGTTGGCTTCCTCAGATTTCCTCGGAAACACCACCATCTTGGTGGTTCAACAACATACTGACAACAGTCATAGCGAGTGA